GCCGGGCAACCCGGCCAGCTTCCTGCTCTCCGGACGCTCCGCCTCGCCGGAGGCCCTCGCCGCGATCAACGCCCAGTACCACCTGGACGACCCCTTCCTCGTCCGGTACCTGCGCTGGCTCGGCGACGTCGTGCAAGGGGACTTCGGGCGCTCCATCACGTACCGCACCGACGTCTCCCGGCTCCTCGCCGACCGTCTTCCCACCACACTGCTGCTCGTCGTGATGGCGCTGGTCGTGGTCGCGGTGATCGGCCTGGTCCTGGGCTGGATCGCCGCCGTGCGCGGCGGCGGCACCGACTCCGCCGTCCTGGTCGGGACCACGTTCGCCGTCGGCACCCCGTCGTTCGTCGCGGCCGTCCTGCTCCAGGGACTCTTCGCCGTCAACCTCGGCTGGTTCCCCAGCAGCGGATCCGGCGACGGCTTCCTCGACAAGGTCTGGCATCTGACCCTGCCGGCGATCGCCCTCGCGCTCTATCTGATCGGCATGCTCGCCCGCGTCACCCGCTCCGCCATGCTCGACGCGCTCGACAGCGAGCACGTCGTGGTCGCCCGCAGCCGGGGCGTCCCCGAGAGCCAGGTCATCCGCCGCCATGTGTTCCGCAACTCGCTCGGCACCGTCCTCACGACCGGCGGACTGATCGTCTCGACCCTGCTCGTCTGCACGATCCTCGTCGAGACCGCCTTCAGCATCGGTGGCGTAGGCCAGCTCCTGGAACTGTCCACCACGACCAAGGACTTCCCGACCGTCCAGGCCATCTCCCTCATCATCGTGGCCCTGTTCATGGCGGTGAACCTGATCGTCGACCTGGTGCTGCCCCTGGTCGACCCCCGGATCACCCTCGGAACGAGGAGCACCTCCGCATGACCGCCGTCCTCACCCGCCGGCCCGGCCTCTCCAAGGTCCGCACGGCCCGGTCCCCGCTCTATCCGGTCTGCCTCGGCTTCGTCGCCCTCGTCACGGCCGCCGCTCTCCTCGCGCCGTGGCTGGTGCCGTACGACCCCAACGCGGTCGACCTCGGCAACGCACTGGCCGCTCCTTCCGCCGAGCACCCGCTCGGTGTGGACGCCGCCGGCCGGGACACCCTCTCCCGACTGCTCCTCGGCGCCCGCACCTCGCTCCTCGGGCCCCTCGGGGTCGTGGTCTTCTCCACCCTCGCCGGAGTCGCGATCGGCATGGCCGCGGGCTGGC
Above is a genomic segment from Streptomyces sp. NBC_00094 containing:
- a CDS encoding ABC transporter permease gives rise to the protein MSFLRFAVRRVAEMAATLLAASFVVFGAMYLAPGNPASFLLSGRSASPEALAAINAQYHLDDPFLVRYLRWLGDVVQGDFGRSITYRTDVSRLLADRLPTTLLLVVMALVVVAVIGLVLGWIAAVRGGGTDSAVLVGTTFAVGTPSFVAAVLLQGLFAVNLGWFPSSGSGDGFLDKVWHLTLPAIALALYLIGMLARVTRSAMLDALDSEHVVVARSRGVPESQVIRRHVFRNSLGTVLTTGGLIVSTLLVCTILVETAFSIGGVGQLLELSTTTKDFPTVQAISLIIVALFMAVNLIVDLVLPLVDPRITLGTRSTSA